One genomic window of Marmota flaviventris isolate mMarFla1 unplaced genomic scaffold, mMarFla1.hap1 Scaffold_83, whole genome shotgun sequence includes the following:
- the LOC139704474 gene encoding uncharacterized protein produces the protein MGGLLLPWLAPAHLWHTCPPRKLSHGGASLAPLRPRPQSPPLALAPRPRLPPPPLQARLPSEAWPAQHEPPLPCPLQLLSVSPCCAAPLVPAPGADKGVRLRGGVPLLLLLLLEAQPEAASDTPLHLHTPPALPESCLPWLPWGELEPRLSPTPHQSGRQALASPVVSAPAPPPHALTSGLHRGLQPPPASRSGTPLPSSPKEQERLLSLPGLRFSPAASRPPHPKPQLPSSTAPPGCNSPFPAHWSSGARTQKQPSWGRSTPRGSARALTAGGGDPEPLPTSHPPSQPLGKAR, from the coding sequence atgggtggactcctcctgccctggctggccccagcgcacctctggcacacatgtccacccagaaagttaagtcacGGGGGAGCTAGCTTGGCGCCTCTGAGGCCCCGCCCCCAATCCCCGCCCCTGGCTCTggctccccgccccaggctcccgcccccaccgctgcAGGCCAGGCTCCCATCCGAGGCCTGGCCTGCTCAGCATGAGCCTCCGCTGCCCTGCCCGCTGCAGCTCCTTTCTGTCAGCCCGTGTTGTGCTGCGCCCCTTGTCCCCGCCCCTGGCGCTGACAAGGGCGTCCGCCTGCGGGGCGGggttcccctcctcctccttctcctcctagaggcTCAGCCAGAGGCCGCCTCTGACACTCCActtcaccttcacacacccccagcacttcccgagtcctgcctcccctggctgccctggggagagctggagcctaggctgtctccaacCCCGCACCAGTCTGGGAGGCAGGCGCTCGCTTCTCCAGTGGTGTCCGCGCCTGCGCCCCCCCCCCATgcgctcacctctggcctgcaccgggggctgcagcctccccccGCCTCGCGCTCCGGGACTCCTCTCCCGAGTTCTCCCAAGGAGCAGGAGcgcctcctttctctcccggGACTCCGCTTCTCCCCCGCcgcttcccgccctccccaccccaaaccccaactccccaGCTCCACGGCTCCTCCAGGATGCAACTCCCCTTTTCCCGCACACTGGAGCAGCGGTGCCcgcacccagaaacagccctcttgggggcgCTCGACTCCTCGGGGCTCCGCGCGGGCACTCACAGCCGGGGGTGGCGACCCGGAGCCCCTGCCTACCTCCCACCCGCCCTcgcagcccctggggaaggcgCGGTGA